A window from Aquiluna borgnonia encodes these proteins:
- a CDS encoding NADP-dependent isocitrate dehydrogenase — protein sequence MSKIKVVGKVVELDGDEMTRIIWQDIKDNLILPFLDVDLEYYDLSVENRDATDDQVTVDAAHAIRKHGVGVKCATITPDEARVEEFGLKKMWKSPNGTIRNILDGVVFREPIIISNVPRLVPGWTKPIIIGRHAHGDQYKATDFKVPGKGTVTITWTPADGGEPQTMTVAEYPENGGVAMGMYNFMDSIRDFARASFNYGLMRNYPVYLSTKNTILKAYDGSFKDAFQEVFDAEYADKFKAAGITYEHRLIDDMVAASLKWEGGYVWACKNYDGDVQSDTVAQGFGSLGLMTSVLTTPDGKTALAEAAHGTVTRHYRQWQKGEKTSTNPIASIFAWTRGLMHRAKLDGTPEVQHFAEVLEDVIIKTVEAGHMTKDLAALVGKEQSWQTTEEFMATLAQNLRARLA from the coding sequence ATGAGCAAGATCAAGGTGGTTGGCAAGGTCGTCGAGCTAGACGGCGACGAGATGACTCGCATCATCTGGCAGGACATCAAGGACAACCTAATCCTTCCCTTTTTAGACGTTGACCTGGAGTACTACGACCTTTCTGTTGAAAACCGTGACGCCACCGATGACCAGGTGACTGTTGATGCAGCCCACGCAATTCGCAAGCACGGCGTCGGCGTGAAGTGCGCAACCATCACCCCAGATGAGGCCCGCGTTGAAGAATTTGGTCTGAAGAAGATGTGGAAGAGCCCAAACGGCACCATCCGTAACATCTTGGACGGTGTAGTTTTCCGCGAGCCAATCATCATCTCTAATGTGCCGAGACTGGTGCCGGGCTGGACCAAGCCGATCATCATCGGTCGTCACGCTCACGGAGACCAGTACAAGGCAACTGACTTTAAGGTTCCCGGCAAGGGAACCGTGACCATCACCTGGACCCCAGCCGATGGTGGAGAGCCACAGACGATGACGGTTGCTGAGTATCCAGAAAACGGCGGTGTCGCAATGGGTATGTACAACTTCATGGATTCGATCCGTGACTTTGCCAGAGCGTCCTTTAACTACGGACTGATGCGTAACTACCCGGTCTACCTTTCCACCAAGAACACCATCCTTAAGGCCTACGACGGCTCTTTCAAGGATGCGTTCCAGGAGGTATTCGACGCCGAGTACGCTGACAAATTCAAGGCAGCCGGCATCACCTACGAGCACCGTCTGATTGACGACATGGTCGCAGCTTCTTTGAAGTGGGAGGGCGGTTACGTCTGGGCTTGCAAGAACTACGACGGTGACGTGCAGTCCGACACAGTTGCCCAGGGCTTTGGTTCGCTGGGGCTAATGACCTCGGTGCTAACTACCCCGGACGGCAAGACCGCATTGGCAGAGGCAGCTCACGGAACCGTTACCCGTCACTACCGTCAGTGGCAAAAGGGTGAGAAGACCTCCACCAACCCAATCGCTTCGATTTTTGCTTGGACCAGGGGACTCATGCACCGCGCCAAGCTCGATGGCACCCCTGAAGTCCAGCACTTCGCAGAGGTGCTGGAGGACGTAATCATCAAGACTGTTGAGGCTGGCCACATGACCAAGGACCTGGCTGCCCTAGTGGGCAAGGAGCAGTCCTGGCAGACCACCGAGGAGTTCATGGCCACCCTGGCCCAGAACCTGAGGGCTCGCCTCGCTTAG
- the purU gene encoding formyltetrahydrofolate deformylase, with translation MSASKEHWVLTFVCPDQKGIVHAISGAVVEIGGNITESQQYTSLDTGRFFMRLQIEANITKEAFGKQFEEIAARFNMTYVLDHVGRKMKTLVLVSKAGHTLNDLLFRQRSGLLPIEIPLVVGNHPDLASMAEFYGINFEHIKIDSGVDKAQFERHLRQVIEKENIELIVLARYMQILSPQFCSDYAGRIINIHHSFLPGFKGANPYAQAHARGVKLIGATAHFVTEDLDEGPIIEQNVTRVEHSDSKQLLVEIGQDAESKTLTQAVKWFAEHRVLLDGQRTIIFR, from the coding sequence ATGTCTGCCTCAAAAGAACACTGGGTCCTCACGTTCGTATGTCCTGACCAAAAGGGCATCGTGCACGCCATCTCCGGGGCTGTGGTCGAAATTGGTGGAAACATCACCGAGAGCCAGCAGTACACCTCTTTAGACACCGGCCGCTTTTTCATGCGACTGCAGATTGAGGCCAACATAACCAAGGAAGCCTTCGGGAAGCAGTTTGAGGAAATTGCCGCTCGGTTCAACATGACCTACGTTTTGGATCACGTAGGTAGAAAAATGAAAACCCTGGTCCTGGTTTCCAAAGCCGGCCACACGCTCAATGACCTACTGTTCAGGCAGCGCTCCGGCCTACTGCCGATTGAGATTCCGCTCGTGGTTGGAAACCACCCTGACCTGGCTTCAATGGCCGAGTTTTACGGCATCAACTTCGAGCACATAAAAATTGATTCCGGGGTTGACAAGGCTCAGTTTGAGAGGCACCTGCGTCAGGTCATCGAAAAGGAAAACATTGAGTTGATCGTGCTGGCCCGCTACATGCAGATTCTTTCTCCGCAGTTCTGCAGTGACTATGCGGGGCGAATCATAAACATTCACCACAGCTTCCTCCCCGGCTTCAAGGGCGCCAACCCCTACGCTCAGGCCCACGCCAGAGGCGTGAAGCTGATCGGTGCAACCGCCCACTTCGTCACTGAGGACCTTGATGAGGGTCCAATCATTGAGCAGAACGTCACCCGAGTGGAACACTCCGATTCCAAGCAGCTGCTGGTGGAAATCGGACAGGACGCGGAGTCGAAAACCCTAACCCAAGCGGTCAAGTGGTTTGCCGAACACCGCGTCCTGCTGGATGGTCAAAGAACCATCATTTTCCGCTAA
- a CDS encoding alpha-amylase, with product MRFALKPTAALTALALLLGGCASPATETESDRFEDQVGVQLFMWGWDAIERECEFLGESGIDWVLTSPPQEHVAGAQWWTVYQPVSYQLESRLGTRDEFASMVQTCKENGVEIIADAVINHMTGRDSGVSFAGTEFSKYEYPGLYSRTDFHDCQLTVDGQIADYQNAEQVQTCELLGLSDLDQSRPQVQQRIVAYLQDLLSLGVVGFRIDAAKHMVAADLKAIKDQLPEETRFLHEVIKGASEPIQPSQYLDSGNVFEFSYARNLSSYISFEMPPADFATRILELDPSSQAIAFVSNHDTERNGETLNYAQAADFSLATAFMLADDFGQPMLFSSYAFSDFDAGPTKPASCTEFDAAQSSDVQDGDWLCQHRQPAILNMIKFRDGVSGSPVAEEFYSEGVYGFARAGRGYFIANFYSDTQSEVSVNTTLPDGEYEDLISGSSHRITDGKLTLTLQPKTALALMVK from the coding sequence ATGCGATTTGCCCTCAAACCAACTGCGGCCCTCACAGCACTGGCCCTGCTGCTTGGTGGCTGCGCCAGCCCAGCCACTGAAACCGAATCCGACCGGTTTGAAGATCAGGTTGGAGTCCAGCTGTTTATGTGGGGCTGGGACGCCATCGAGCGTGAATGCGAATTCCTTGGCGAGAGCGGAATCGATTGGGTGCTGACTTCCCCACCTCAGGAGCATGTTGCGGGAGCTCAGTGGTGGACGGTTTACCAACCCGTTAGCTATCAGCTTGAATCCCGCCTTGGGACCAGGGATGAGTTTGCGAGCATGGTGCAAACCTGCAAGGAAAATGGCGTTGAAATTATTGCGGATGCGGTGATCAACCACATGACCGGTCGTGATTCCGGGGTTAGTTTTGCGGGAACTGAATTCTCCAAGTACGAATACCCGGGGCTCTACTCGCGGACAGATTTTCACGACTGCCAGCTGACTGTTGATGGACAGATTGCGGACTATCAGAATGCCGAGCAGGTCCAGACCTGCGAGCTCTTGGGCCTTAGCGATCTTGATCAATCAAGACCTCAGGTGCAGCAGAGAATCGTTGCCTACCTGCAGGACCTACTCTCCCTGGGCGTTGTGGGTTTCCGAATTGACGCCGCCAAACACATGGTGGCCGCCGATCTCAAGGCCATCAAAGACCAACTACCTGAGGAGACAAGATTCCTTCACGAGGTAATCAAAGGTGCTTCAGAGCCAATTCAACCATCGCAATACCTAGACTCGGGCAACGTCTTCGAATTTAGCTACGCTCGAAATCTTTCCTCTTACATTTCATTCGAAATGCCCCCGGCGGATTTTGCAACTCGCATCCTGGAGCTTGATCCAAGCTCGCAAGCTATCGCCTTTGTTTCAAACCACGATACCGAGCGCAATGGTGAAACTTTGAACTACGCGCAGGCAGCCGATTTTTCCCTCGCCACCGCTTTCATGCTGGCGGATGACTTTGGCCAACCGATGCTGTTCTCCTCCTACGCCTTCTCTGACTTTGATGCCGGACCAACCAAACCAGCTAGCTGCACTGAATTTGATGCGGCTCAATCGAGCGATGTTCAGGACGGTGATTGGCTCTGTCAGCACCGACAACCCGCAATCCTGAACATGATCAAATTCCGCGATGGCGTCTCTGGGTCTCCAGTTGCCGAAGAGTTTTACTCCGAGGGCGTCTACGGATTTGCCAGGGCGGGGCGAGGTTACTTCATCGCAAACTTCTACTCCGATACCCAAAGCGAAGTGAGTGTAAATACCACCCTCCCAGACGGCGAGTATGAGGATTTGATTAGCGGTTCAAGCCACCGGATCACCGACGGAAAGCTGACATTGACCCTGCAGCCAAAAACTGCCTTGGCCCTGATGGTCAAATAG
- a CDS encoding ABC transporter ATP-binding protein — MSLHGTNDEERTDLNKEESRYVRARSRRLLGSLLLPLRARILWAVALVVVSTALRVSGPALIAFGIDSALPKALVGDYSTLGLTVFVYLSAAILTALLTYYFLMVTARVSQAMLFDLRNRMFVHTQKLSVEFHERYTAGRVIARQTSDLESIGELLSGGLSELVVGGMFMLFTAGALLLIDPQSFLILLIALIPLGILTRWFQVKTNRGYRAQRVASSRLIQFFVESMTGIRAVKAFRKEKPNEQHFGGLVEDYRGYNAKLIQLFGIYDPGLIFIGNVTVAAVLLFGGFRVLEGSLGIGVLTAAILYARRFFDPMEEIAIFYNSYQSAASALEKISGVLEEEPSVPDTRNPVTLKSAEGRVSFEGVEFKYSTGGTVLQKFDLEIPAGQTIALVGTTGAGKSTLAKLISRFYDPTEGVVRLDGHDLQEISNHDLRREVVMVTQEAYLFSGSVAENIQLGKPDATETEVIAAAKAVGAHEFIMRLPDGYQTDVNKRGGRVSAGQRQLISFARAFLANPAVLILDEATSSLDIPSERLVQQGLKTLLKGRTAVIIAHRLSTVSIASRVLVMEHGKVIEDGTPDQLSKSGGKFAALYKAWRDSLV, encoded by the coding sequence GTGAGTCTGCACGGAACTAACGACGAAGAGAGAACCGACCTAAATAAAGAGGAGTCCCGATACGTTCGGGCTCGCTCCAGAAGACTGCTGGGCTCCCTGCTGCTGCCATTGCGGGCGAGGATATTGTGGGCGGTGGCACTGGTTGTTGTCTCGACCGCACTGCGCGTTTCGGGCCCCGCGCTCATTGCCTTTGGAATTGACTCGGCCCTGCCCAAAGCCCTGGTTGGGGATTATTCAACCCTTGGGCTGACAGTTTTTGTCTACCTCAGTGCAGCTATCCTGACCGCACTGCTCACCTACTACTTCCTGATGGTTACCGCGAGGGTTTCCCAGGCCATGCTGTTTGACCTGCGCAATCGAATGTTTGTGCACACCCAGAAGCTCTCCGTTGAGTTTCACGAGCGCTACACCGCAGGCCGAGTGATTGCTCGGCAGACCTCGGACCTGGAGTCAATAGGGGAGCTGCTCTCCGGTGGTTTGAGTGAACTGGTGGTCGGTGGAATGTTTATGCTCTTCACCGCTGGAGCGCTGCTGCTGATCGATCCGCAGAGCTTCCTGATTCTTTTGATTGCCCTGATTCCTCTTGGGATTTTGACGCGCTGGTTCCAGGTGAAGACCAACCGCGGTTACCGCGCTCAGCGAGTGGCGTCCTCGCGGTTGATTCAGTTCTTCGTCGAGAGCATGACCGGTATTCGCGCCGTTAAGGCTTTCCGCAAGGAGAAACCAAACGAGCAGCACTTTGGTGGTCTAGTTGAGGACTATCGGGGCTACAACGCCAAGCTGATCCAACTCTTCGGAATCTATGACCCCGGGCTGATTTTCATCGGCAACGTCACTGTGGCGGCAGTTTTGCTCTTCGGCGGGTTCCGTGTGCTGGAGGGATCCTTGGGCATTGGAGTACTTACGGCTGCAATTTTGTATGCCAGGAGATTCTTTGATCCGATGGAAGAAATTGCCATCTTCTACAACTCCTACCAGTCGGCGGCTTCAGCCCTGGAGAAGATTTCCGGGGTATTGGAGGAGGAGCCTTCAGTTCCAGATACCAGGAATCCGGTCACGCTCAAGAGCGCAGAGGGTCGGGTCAGCTTCGAGGGTGTTGAATTCAAGTACTCAACCGGCGGCACGGTGCTTCAGAAGTTTGATCTGGAGATTCCGGCCGGTCAAACCATCGCTCTTGTTGGCACGACCGGTGCTGGAAAATCCACCCTCGCCAAACTCATTTCACGTTTTTATGATCCGACTGAGGGAGTGGTCCGTCTTGATGGTCACGATCTGCAGGAGATTTCCAACCACGACCTGCGTCGCGAAGTCGTCATGGTCACCCAAGAGGCCTACCTCTTCTCTGGATCGGTAGCCGAAAACATTCAACTTGGAAAGCCCGATGCAACCGAGACTGAGGTCATAGCCGCAGCCAAGGCTGTCGGAGCCCACGAGTTCATCATGCGATTGCCAGACGGGTACCAAACCGATGTAAACAAGCGCGGTGGCAGAGTTTCCGCTGGGCAGCGCCAATTGATCTCGTTTGCCAGGGCATTTCTCGCGAATCCAGCCGTGCTGATTCTCGATGAGGCAACCTCCTCGCTAGATATCCCATCGGAGCGGCTGGTGCAGCAGGGCCTGAAGACTCTGCTCAAGGGTCGAACCGCGGTGATTATCGCCCACCGTCTTTCAACAGTCTCAATTGCCAGTCGCGTGCTGGTCATGGAGCACGGCAAGGTGATTGAGGACGGAACCCCTGATCAGCTTTCCAAGTCAGGTGGAAAGTTTGCCGCCCTCTACAAGGCTTGGCGAGATTCGCTGGTTTAG
- a CDS encoding beta-class carbonic anhydrase, with protein MSVTDEFLKNNEIYAQTFQGPLPLPPAKHIAVLACMDARINVYAALGIQEGESHVIRNAGGVVTEDEIRSLAISQRLLGTKEIILIHHTDCGMLTFTDDAFKQSIHEEVGVKPAWAAEAFSDLDADVRQSVARIKNSPFIPHKDSVRGFVFDVATGKLREVATA; from the coding sequence ATGTCAGTAACTGATGAATTTCTAAAAAACAACGAAATCTACGCTCAGACTTTTCAGGGCCCGCTCCCTCTTCCGCCCGCAAAGCACATCGCGGTTCTGGCCTGCATGGATGCCCGCATCAATGTCTACGCAGCCCTTGGCATCCAGGAGGGCGAGTCTCACGTAATCCGTAACGCCGGTGGTGTGGTGACCGAAGATGAGATTCGATCACTCGCAATCTCACAGCGGCTACTGGGAACCAAGGAGATCATCCTGATTCACCACACCGACTGCGGCATGTTGACCTTCACGGATGATGCCTTTAAGCAATCCATCCACGAGGAGGTTGGCGTGAAGCCAGCTTGGGCCGCAGAGGCTTTCAGTGACCTGGACGCTGACGTGCGCCAGTCGGTTGCAAGAATCAAGAACAGTCCCTTTATCCCTCACAAGGATTCGGTCCGCGGTTTCGTATTCGACGTCGCAACCGGAAAGCTGCGCGAGGTAGCAACCGCCTAG
- a CDS encoding ABC transporter ATP-binding protein — MTEQKNTIQTLWRLVPFAKKALPRIFLGMGAAIAAHMFALSIPQYLQNLVNSLVAGGVDALLPAVGLILLLGVAEATFVLLRRWLVLTPGTHVEAYMRNTLFAKLQDLPVAFHDRWPSGQLLSRAVSDLHLIRRWLSFGLVLFVANLLTLVVGLVVLFSFNFWLGLIYLAISLPILIIGFAFEKSYGEVARLSQDQSGDLATRVEQAVHGVRVLKAFGRAGHAARQFSEQAHELRGTELRKARAVANIWLWLILLPEIALGLALLAGVVLVSQGEITVGTLVAFVATAMVLRWPTESLGFLLGMTLEAKTAVTRFFEVIDEPALISDPENPKTITDPKGELEFRNVSFAYPDAPKDQPPLISGLSLKLAPGESVALIGLTGCGKSTLTAVTTRLYEVDSGAVLIDGVDIRDLTRAELRTHIAMAFEDATLFSSSVRDNVLLGNALGSEQDLTQALEIAQAQFVYDLPEGLDTKIGEEGLSLSGGQRQRLALARAVAAKPKILVLDDPLSALDVDTEAMVEDALRHVLTTTTALIVAHRPSTVMLADKVALMQDGKIVAYDTHQNLLRDSEHYRFVISSLDAAEKAREVNL, encoded by the coding sequence ATGACAGAGCAAAAAAATACGATCCAGACCCTGTGGCGGCTGGTTCCGTTCGCTAAAAAAGCACTACCCAGAATTTTCTTAGGCATGGGTGCCGCCATCGCCGCTCACATGTTTGCCCTGAGCATTCCGCAGTATTTGCAGAACCTGGTCAACTCTTTGGTCGCCGGCGGCGTTGATGCGCTGCTGCCTGCGGTTGGCCTGATTCTTTTGCTCGGCGTCGCAGAAGCGACCTTTGTGCTGCTTCGCAGGTGGCTGGTGCTAACTCCGGGAACCCACGTTGAGGCATACATGCGCAACACTTTGTTTGCAAAACTTCAAGATCTGCCGGTGGCTTTCCATGATCGTTGGCCCTCTGGTCAGCTGCTGAGTAGAGCGGTGTCTGATCTTCACCTGATTCGCCGCTGGCTGAGTTTCGGATTGGTTTTATTTGTGGCAAACCTGCTGACCCTGGTGGTTGGTTTGGTTGTGCTATTCAGTTTCAACTTCTGGCTCGGTTTGATCTACCTGGCAATTTCGCTGCCGATTTTGATCATTGGCTTCGCATTTGAGAAAAGCTATGGCGAGGTTGCGCGGTTATCGCAGGATCAGTCGGGCGATTTGGCAACCCGAGTCGAGCAGGCGGTCCACGGCGTCAGGGTTCTGAAGGCTTTTGGTCGCGCGGGGCATGCCGCGAGACAGTTCTCGGAGCAGGCTCACGAGCTGCGGGGCACCGAACTTCGGAAGGCCAGAGCGGTAGCAAATATTTGGCTTTGGCTAATTTTGCTGCCAGAAATCGCTCTCGGCCTAGCTCTATTGGCCGGAGTGGTTTTGGTATCGCAGGGAGAAATTACCGTGGGGACCCTGGTGGCATTCGTCGCAACCGCGATGGTATTGCGCTGGCCCACCGAGTCTCTCGGTTTCTTGCTGGGCATGACTCTCGAGGCTAAGACTGCGGTTACCCGATTCTTCGAAGTGATTGACGAGCCGGCACTCATTAGCGACCCGGAGAATCCGAAAACCATCACGGATCCAAAGGGTGAGCTGGAATTTAGAAACGTTTCCTTCGCTTACCCGGATGCTCCCAAGGACCAGCCACCGCTGATTTCAGGCCTTTCCCTAAAGCTTGCCCCCGGTGAATCAGTTGCACTGATTGGGTTGACTGGATGCGGAAAATCCACCCTCACCGCAGTCACCACCAGACTCTACGAAGTTGACTCCGGTGCGGTATTGATTGACGGGGTAGACATCAGGGACCTGACCCGCGCGGAACTAAGAACCCACATCGCGATGGCGTTTGAAGACGCGACTTTGTTTTCCTCCTCGGTGAGGGATAACGTGCTGCTTGGAAATGCCCTCGGCTCAGAACAGGACCTCACTCAGGCATTGGAAATCGCCCAGGCCCAGTTTGTTTACGATCTGCCCGAGGGTCTGGACACCAAGATTGGTGAGGAGGGACTCTCACTCTCCGGCGGTCAGCGCCAGCGTCTCGCTCTGGCCAGAGCGGTTGCAGCTAAACCCAAGATTCTGGTGCTGGATGATCCGCTATCCGCGCTGGACGTTGACACCGAGGCCATGGTCGAGGATGCCCTGCGGCATGTGCTGACCACAACAACAGCCCTGATTGTTGCCCACCGTCCCTCGACCGTGATGCTGGCGGACAAGGTTGCACTGATGCAGGACGGAAAAATCGTCGCCTACGACACCCACCAGAATCTGCTTCGAGATTCCGAACACTATCGATTTGTAATCAGCTCGCTGGATGCCGCCGAGAAGGCCAGGGAGGTGAACCTGTGA
- a CDS encoding glycine-rich protein, which produces MIKKVLTLASAALLAGATVFPLSAGATETCIGAECTVEFAYSGAPELWSVPAGATNIRFEVFGASGGRGGGGGSVTGKIISYSPTLTIVVGGAGEVRSGAPGGYNGGGNAGGNRGNEGSGGGASDIRIASTLESRIVVAGGGGGGGGYSGAAGAAGGGLSADSGGSGQGGGGAGGTQTSGGSAGSSNGGSPGSAGVFGAGGGGGSSWNAGGGGGGGGWYGGGGGGPDDDDCCSDGGGGGGGSSYTSATFTSNVTHAKGVQSGHGRVILRYTLVPSVQSFAIAQVDGQKLSGSITFSQVPTGLELADFTPSGTCQLENLSVIGLAAGFDLVGCEPGPGQVSLAAGAIGDLVTGPIEAAVASFDFDSTGPEANWVTLPMTTTQSELVVEINLGDSVSTLSSQSFAVVGCSALEYVSSSPAVSVSGCLGSVEVALLPLTLQDSWGNLTPTSPLTFSFVVDQSGPVALFSPVEISGNGPFTYSTTLRFSEPISFSIEAVSFTSSAVCETTVSPTISAWVLQANCGFGDGSWSVPALSAEDLMGNLGPLESTRVSFSNLEPIAPPPVVEVIAPAPVSVPEPVSEPVVPVQPAPEIPQPQSVAPVPVVSEGDEVTESEVVSEPTESPETAISPELEAELIEEIIQIVSVPKLPSGSLAEAAPAKRQEQQPEPENVPESDSVVDAGVATEVSEPQPTEIETDLPVQTVAGPAIEQNSQPEFPWVWIFGIGVAGLLGLGLWRFSGK; this is translated from the coding sequence ATGATCAAAAAAGTTCTCACTTTGGCATCGGCAGCTCTGCTGGCCGGTGCAACTGTTTTTCCTCTTTCGGCCGGTGCCACTGAAACCTGCATCGGTGCCGAATGCACCGTGGAGTTTGCCTACTCTGGGGCACCAGAGCTCTGGAGCGTTCCAGCCGGGGCCACCAATATTCGCTTTGAAGTATTTGGAGCCTCGGGTGGCAGAGGTGGTGGTGGCGGCTCGGTCACTGGAAAAATCATCAGCTACTCACCCACCCTGACCATTGTGGTTGGCGGCGCAGGCGAGGTCCGCAGCGGAGCACCGGGCGGCTACAACGGTGGTGGCAATGCCGGTGGTAACCGAGGCAATGAGGGTTCCGGTGGAGGTGCGAGCGACATCCGAATCGCTTCGACGCTTGAATCCCGCATTGTTGTCGCCGGTGGCGGCGGCGGAGGTGGCGGTTATTCCGGTGCGGCCGGAGCCGCAGGTGGCGGGCTATCCGCTGACTCCGGAGGATCTGGGCAGGGTGGCGGAGGTGCCGGTGGCACGCAAACTTCTGGCGGATCGGCTGGAAGTTCAAATGGTGGTAGCCCGGGTTCCGCTGGTGTCTTCGGAGCAGGCGGTGGCGGCGGTTCGAGCTGGAATGCCGGTGGCGGTGGCGGCGGTGGCGGATGGTATGGCGGCGGTGGCGGTGGTCCCGATGACGATGACTGCTGCTCCGACGGTGGCGGTGGAGGAGGTGGCTCCAGCTATACCTCTGCAACTTTTACTTCGAATGTGACCCACGCCAAGGGCGTGCAATCGGGTCACGGTCGCGTGATTCTGCGCTACACCCTGGTTCCTTCGGTGCAGAGTTTTGCAATTGCACAGGTTGACGGTCAGAAACTTTCAGGTTCTATTACCTTCTCTCAGGTGCCAACCGGATTGGAGCTTGCAGACTTCACACCATCCGGCACCTGTCAGTTGGAGAACCTGAGCGTGATCGGACTAGCCGCTGGATTTGACCTTGTGGGATGCGAACCTGGCCCGGGTCAGGTGAGTTTGGCCGCCGGGGCTATAGGTGACTTGGTTACTGGACCCATAGAAGCCGCAGTGGCGAGTTTCGACTTCGATTCAACTGGCCCAGAGGCTAACTGGGTCACCTTGCCGATGACCACCACCCAATCCGAGCTGGTTGTCGAGATCAACCTTGGCGATAGCGTTTCTACGCTCAGCTCTCAGAGTTTCGCGGTGGTTGGCTGCTCTGCTCTGGAGTATGTATCCTCATCACCCGCGGTATCGGTTTCCGGCTGTCTTGGGTCTGTTGAGGTGGCTCTACTGCCCTTAACTCTGCAAGACAGCTGGGGGAACCTCACACCGACTTCACCCCTAACTTTTAGTTTTGTGGTTGATCAGTCGGGACCGGTGGCGCTGTTCTCACCGGTTGAGATTTCAGGCAATGGGCCTTTCACCTACTCCACCACCCTGAGATTCTCTGAGCCGATTAGTTTTTCAATTGAGGCCGTTTCCTTTACCTCGAGTGCAGTTTGCGAAACCACGGTTAGCCCAACCATTTCAGCCTGGGTCCTACAGGCAAACTGTGGTTTTGGTGATGGTAGCTGGAGTGTTCCCGCTCTGAGCGCGGAGGATCTCATGGGGAATCTTGGGCCCCTGGAAAGCACCAGGGTGAGCTTTAGTAACCTCGAGCCCATTGCGCCGCCTCCAGTTGTTGAGGTAATTGCTCCAGCTCCGGTTTCTGTTCCAGAACCCGTATCGGAACCTGTGGTTCCGGTTCAGCCTGCACCGGAAATCCCTCAGCCGCAGTCAGTAGCTCCAGTACCCGTGGTTAGTGAAGGTGATGAGGTCACTGAATCTGAAGTTGTGAGCGAGCCCACTGAAAGTCCGGAGACAGCAATTTCACCGGAGCTGGAAGCCGAACTGATTGAGGAAATTATCCAAATAGTTTCGGTTCCAAAATTGCCATCGGGCTCGCTAGCCGAAGCTGCCCCAGCAAAACGCCAAGAGCAGCAGCCAGAGCCAGAAAATGTGCCTGAATCAGATTCGGTTGTTGATGCAGGCGTTGCGACGGAGGTTTCCGAACCACAGCCCACTGAAATTGAAACGGATCTCCCGGTTCAAACCGTCGCTGGCCCAGCCATTGAACAAAACTCTCAGCCGGAGTTTCCCTGGGTTTGGATCTTTGGGATCGGAGTAGCGGGGCTGCTCGGGTTGGGCCTATGGCGCTTTAGCGGAAAATGA